ATTTTTAAAATGCCCCAAATATTAAAAGGGATAATTTCAAAAATTGTTCAAAATTTTCTAAATAATCTTTGAAATTTTATGGGATTATCAGAAATTTTTTTGTTAATGTCTGCTGTAGGTAGGTTTATGAAAAAAAATACTCTGAAGTCAGTTTTTAGTCGGTCCGAATAAGAAAAAAGTCACTTCCAACCCACAAGAAAGTCACTCAGAGCTACTTTTTAATAACCTGTGGTGAGAAAAAAGTATGTAGCTACTGACTTTTTTCTCACTTCGACTGACAAAAAAGTGGTTGTGAGGTATTTTTTTGTAAGAATTATTCCAATATCACCCAACACTTAGGGGTCACGCCTAAATTTGGCGGGATCCCTAAGGTCTTGGTTCGCAGATATTATAAAATATTGTTGATAGGGGAGAGTTGAAACTTCGGTCTGGTAAGTAAAACTGTTCATTATACAATACATTGAAGCAACCCGGCCGTGCCTTCATTTTACAGGTGGCAGTTGTGGTTTGATGGAAAATAGAGACGGGTTAAAAATCCTGTTAATCTTGTAAATTCTGTCCAACCCATCACCATCCCCCGCCGGCTCCGCCACCGCCAAAGCTACCGCCGCCGAAGCCGCCGAAGCCGCCACCACCTCCGCCACCGAAGCTACCGGTTCCGGAGCTGAAATTACCGAATGATCCGCGCTGCCGGCCTGATGCTGAACCCATCATAAACATCGCTGCCAGAAATGGCAGACCGCTACCAGCGGAGCCGCGGTGCATGTTATAATGCCGGGCCCTTCTTATCCGGCCGATTACCGAAAATACGATCACCAGCAGAAACAATATACCAATGGGATAGGGCGCTTTGGATTCCTTCCCGCCGCCTGTTTTTTCCCTGTAATCCTGAGCGGTGTATTCTCCCTGGGTCAGGTTGATCAAAACATCCGTAGCCCTGTCCAAACCCTGGTAAAAATTGCCTTGTTTAAAACTGGGCGTGATCTCTTCATCTATTATTCGGTTGGCAGTGGCATCGGGAACGACTCCTTCCAAACCATATCCGGTGGCTATGAAGATTTTGTTGTTGGATGGATTGATCAGTATCAAAATGCCATTGTCCCTGCCTTTTTGTCCGATACCCCACTTTTCCGCCAGCCTGACCGCATAATCGGATATGGCATACCCGTGAATGTCATCCATCGTTACTATAGCAATCTGTGTTGAGGTTTCCCGGTTGAACTGCACCAGTTTCTGCTCCAGTTTTTGTACATCAGCCTGATCTAAAAATCCGGCAAAGTCATTGACCATCCTCGGCGGCTGCGGACGCTGCGGAAATTCTTCCTGCTGTGAAAATAACTGACCGGTGGATACAATAAGCAATCCGGCAAGGATGTATTTGAACAATTGTGTTTTCAATATTTGCATTTCTTAATTCTCTTTATCCTTTCCAAAGGAAATTTCGTTTGACAATTCATTGACATCATCTTTCTGATAAGGAAAATATTCCTTGAGCGCCTGCCCGGCCATACGGATGCCCCTGGCGAGGCCCTCTGCATATTTTCCCTCCCTGAAGTAGCTGAGTGTGGTATCGCGTATCTCATCCCAGAAATTGTCGGGTGTTACTGCATTGATCCCGGCATCTCCCAGAATGGCAAATTTCCGGTTGTTGAGGGCCAGGTAAAAGAGCACCCCGTTGCGTTTTTCGGTTTTATGCATTTTGAGTTTCTTGAATATATAGGCAGCACGGTCCAGCACATCAATTTTACAGCTTTTTTCCACGTGAAGCCGGATCTCCCCGGAGGTATTCAGTTCCGCTTCCTCTATGGCATCTGTGATGAGCTTTTTCTGTTCTTCTGTAAAAAATTTGGATGGTTTCATTTTTGTTTGCTTTCTTTTTGGTTTATTCCTGAATCAGAACTGCACCTCAGGTGCCTGGTCTGCTCCTTCCTGTGATTCAAAGTAGGCTTTTTCATCGAAACCGAACAGGTTGGCGTAAAATGTTTGCGGAAACTGTTTGATATAGGTGTTGTATTGCTGCACACTCTGGTTGAATCTTCTTCTGGCCACACTGATCCGGTTTTCCGTTCCTTCCAGTTGGGCCTGCAGATCCCTGAAATTCTGGTTGGCCTTTAATTCCGGATAACGTTCGACAACTACCATTAAACGTGATAAAGCAGAGCTCAGGGCTCCCTGGGCCTGTTGAAACTGTTGGAGTTGTTCGGGAGAAAGATTGTTGGCATTGACATCGGTTGAAGCAGCCTGGGATCTGGCCTCGGCCACTTTCTGAAATGTTTCCTGCTCATGCTCGGCATAACCTTTGACCGTGCTGACCAGGTTCGGAATCAGGTCGGCCCTTCTTTGATATTGGGTTTCAACCTGCGACCATTGTTCCTCTACGGTTTGTTCCATCTGGATCATCCTGTTGTAAGTGTTCTTAATGGAAGAATATACAATCAATCCAAAGATGACGATAATTCCGATAATAATCCAGGACCTTTTTATTTTCATTTTTTTTGATGTTTTAATTTAAAGCTCAAAGTTAACATGTTTTATTCGTTATTGGCTGTTCAGAATTGTAAAAAATGATAAAAGTAATATCACTGATGCCAAAGATCTGGCAGATAAATGCTGAATTCTTTTGAAACTTCTAAGTTTTGCGTACCCTCCCTTACCTCACTTGAAAAAGGTGAGGTGATCGGCCTGGTAGTAGAGTCTAAGGATTTCACGAGATTGCCGAGTAAGAAATATTTATGATTCTATATCTACCATACCTTGGGAATTTCTGCGGACCGGTTCCCCTCCCTTGGTCAAGGGAGAGCCTGTCCCGCCGGTTCAGGCGGGAGGCTGAGGGAGAGTACGNNNNNNNNNNGGGAATTTCTGCGGACCGGTTCCCCTCCCTTGGTCAAGGGAGAGCCTGTCCCGCCGGTTCAGGCGGGAGGCTGAGGGAGAGTACGCCATAATCATGACAAATATCTTACTTTAACCCGATGAAATATATTACATTTACCTTAAATTTTATTATCTCTTATGCCTGATATTGCAATTGTTATACTCAACTGGAATACGAAGAAACAACTGGAAACCTTCCTTCCATCTATCATAAATCATTCACAGGATGAATCTGTAGAAGTTATTGTAGCCGATAATGGATCGGGCGATGGTTCGGCAGAATTTCTCCGGGATCACTACCCGGAATTAAGAACCATTTTGTTGGACAGAAATTATGGATTTACCGGAGGCTATAATAAGGCACTTGCCCAAATTGAGGCCAAATATTATGTGATTTTAAATTCAGATATTGAAGTGACGGAAAACTGGCTGATTCCATTGAAAAAATGCCTGGAAGAAGATGATCATGCCGCAGCCTGTATGCCGAAAGTGAAATCTTATCATCACAGAAAATATTTTGAATATGCCGGAGCTGCCGGCGGATTTATCGATAAATACGGGTATCCGTTTTGTCGTGGCCGGATTATGGGTATTGTGGAAGAAGATAGGGGTCAGTATGATGAAGGATCGGATATTTTCTGGGCTACAGGTGCCTGTATGTTCATTCGCGCTGATTTGTTCCATCGGCTTGGCGGGTTTGATGACGATTTTTTTGCCCATATGGAAGAGATCGATTTATGCTGGCGACTTAAAAAACTGGGATATACCATTAAATATGTTTCCGGTTCTGTAGTTTACCATGTGGGGGGCGGGACACTTGCCAGTGAAAATCCCTTTAAATTGTTTCTAAATTACAGAAACAACCTGTTCCTGCTTTACAAAAATCTCCCGGAGAAGAAGTTGTTTCCTGTTTTTTGTATAAGAATGTTGATGGATTGGCTGTCCGCCTTTGTGTTTTTACTACAGGGCAAAACCAGGAATTTTTTAGCTGTTTTTAGAGCGTACCGGAGGTTTTGGGCTTCCTTTAATGGTTTGAAAAAGAAACGTAGAAGCAACCCTCCGGCTAAAAAATATTTTCCCGGTCAGGTGTTTAAGGGAAGTATAGTTTTTCAGTATTTTATGAAAAGACGAAGGCGTTTTTCTCAATTGAAGCATTTTACGGGAAGTTTGTTGTGATACCCCCGTAAAAATACTTAAATAATCGTTTTTATTGTGATGGAAATGGGGTGTTTTTACTCTTTGAAAAGATCATAAAGATTGTTAAATTAGCAGAACGTAAAATTTAAAAAAATGACCGAAGCTTCTAAAATATTAATTATTGATGATATGCCCTCTCATCTGTTGTTGCTGAAAACCATTCTTGAGGAGGAGGGTTTTGAGATAATCACTGCTGAAGATGGTGAAAATGCGCTCCGTACGCTGAAAGAGGATGAAGCTATAGCATTGATACTTCTGGATATAATGATGCCGGGATTTGATGGTTTCGATTTTCTCGATAAAATTAATGAATCCGAAACGTATGAGACTCCGGTTATTATAGTGTCTGCCAAGACTGACAATACCAGTATCCAAAAGGCAATTGAAAAGGGGGCTTATGATTATCTTACCAAACCGTTCAATGTACAGGATATCAGGAATAAAGTCAGGTCTGCCCTAAAGTAATTCAGGGAAACAACTGTACGTATGGACAAAGTTTTTTCGGTGAGATACCGGAAACGCACAATGAATACCTGGTTTGTTTCGGAGAACATTTACCACAATATTGCTGCTATCTGTCAATAGATTACAGGTGAAGATATTTGGCTCATTCGGGGAATAGCCGGTTTATTATATATTCAAGATCCTCAGGTGTGTCTACCGGATAATTCTCGTGTTTGGTAATTGCAGTTTTGATCCGGTAACCGTTTTCAATCCACCGGTTTTGCTCTAATGATTCGGCCAGTTCCAGGGAAGAAGGTTCCAGTGAGGTGATTGCTTTCAGTATGTGTTTTCTGTAGGCATATATACCAATGTGCTTATGAAAGGGATAACTGTTTAGCCATTCGGAAGCATCTTTATTGCGGATATAGGGTATGGTGCTTCGGCTGAAGTATATGGCATAATCGTATTTGTCTGTAATTACTTTGGGAAGGTTGGGATTGAATAACGCTTTGTCATTATCTATAGGCTTTATGAGTGTGGCTATGTCGGTATTTTCATCATCAAAACAGCTTTTAAGTTCCCGAATCTGTTCAGGTTGGATGAAAGGTTCGTCGCCCTGGATATTGACAATTACCTCATAGTTATTGGTATGGTGCATTATTTTCTCACTGGCTTCTCTTATTCTGTCGGTTCCGCTTCTGTGATGCGGGGAAGTCATCACCACATTTCCGTTAAAATTTCTGACAGCTTGTTCTATTCTTTGGTCATCCGTGGCAACATACACTTCAGGCAATGCTTTTATTGTTTGTTCGTATACCCGTTGTATCATGGTTTTCCCTTTGATCATCGCCAGTGGCTTTCCCGGGAAGCGGGTAGAATCATATCGTGCCGGTATCACAGCTATAAATTTCATCATGCTCTGTTTTTTTTTATTTGTTTTCCATATTTTTATGACTTAATGACAGTGAAATATGGATCCATATAATTCGTTAGACAAAAGGAGGTTAAAATTAAGCAAAAAATAAATAATATTGTAATTTTGTCAGAGTTTCATAAAGGATAAGCGTTATTGGAAACAGTAAAAATTAATGAGGGAATGGATATTCAATCAATTAAGCAGCGTTTTGGTATTATAGGCAACAGTCCGCAATTACATAGAGCTATTGATACAGCCCGGCAGGTTGCTTCTACGGATTTATCGGTATTGATTACGGGAGAAAGCGGTACCGGAAAAGAGGTTTTTCCACAGATCATCCATCAATTCAGTTCCCGGAAGCATGGCAAATATATACCTGTCAACTGCGGTGCCATTCCTGAAGGCACTATTGACAGCGAACTTTTTGGTCATGAAAAAGGTTCTTTTACAGGGGCCTATGAAAGCCGAAAAGGGTATTTTGAAGTGGCCCACCAGGGTACCATTTTCCTCGATGAGGTAGGAGAGTTGCCGTTATATACCCAGGTAAGACTTCTGAGGGTATTGGAAACCGGAGAGTTTTTTAAGGTAGGGTCTTCAAAAGTTTTAAAAACCGATGTGAGGGTTATTGCCGCTTCCAATGAAGATCTCATCAGGGCCATTGAAGAAAATCGGTTCAGGGAAGATCTTTATTACAGGTTGAATACGGTCCCTATCGAAATTCCGCCTCTGCGGGAAAGAGGAGAGGAAGATATACTGCTCCTTTTCAAGAAGTTTGCAACGGATTTTGCCGAACATTACCGTATGCCCCCCATCAAACTTACGGAAGAGGCAAAGGAAATGTTTGTCAACTACAGGTGGCCGGGCAATGTGAGACAATTGAAGAATATTACGGAACAGCTCTCTATCATTGAACAGAAGAGACTGGTGGATGCCGAAACTTTAAGGAAATATCTGCCTGACTATAACCTTGACAAGTTGCCTGCTCTGTATAAGAATGGCGGAGAGAAAAGCTTTTCTTCGGAGCGGGAGATACTTTATAAGATTTTATTTGACATGAAGAACGACATCAATAACCTTAAAAAGCTGGTCCATGAGATTATTGACAAAGGGGCAGATGTGGATAAAATTCAAAAGGATAATAAACAGCTAATGGCGACGCTCCATGAGAACACCGGGGAGTATGTAGAACCTGCTGAAGCAGAGAGAGCCAGGCAGCCGGAAGCCAGCAAGGAAGAGAGTCCTGCGATTGAAGATACCGAAGAATATATAGAGGAATCACTT
The DNA window shown above is from Bacteroidales bacterium and carries:
- the kdsB gene encoding 3-deoxy-manno-octulosonate cytidylyltransferase; protein product: MKFIAVIPARYDSTRFPGKPLAMIKGKTMIQRVYEQTIKALPEVYVATDDQRIEQAVRNFNGNVVMTSPHHRSGTDRIREASEKIMHHTNNYEVIVNIQGDEPFIQPEQIRELKSCFDDENTDIATLIKPIDNDKALFNPNLPKVITDKYDYAIYFSRSTIPYIRNKDASEWLNSYPFHKHIGIYAYRKHILKAITSLEPSSLELAESLEQNRWIENGYRIKTAITKHENYPVDTPEDLEYIINRLFPE
- a CDS encoding TPM domain-containing protein, whose amino-acid sequence is MKPSKFFTEEQKKLITDAIEEAELNTSGEIRLHVEKSCKIDVLDRAAYIFKKLKMHKTEKRNGVLFYLALNNRKFAILGDAGINAVTPDNFWDEIRDTTLSYFREGKYAEGLARGIRMAGQALKEYFPYQKDDVNELSNEISFGKDKEN
- a CDS encoding TPM domain-containing protein, with the protein product MQILKTQLFKYILAGLLIVSTGQLFSQQEEFPQRPQPPRMVNDFAGFLDQADVQKLEQKLVQFNRETSTQIAIVTMDDIHGYAISDYAVRLAEKWGIGQKGRDNGILILINPSNNKIFIATGYGLEGVVPDATANRIIDEEITPSFKQGNFYQGLDRATDVLINLTQGEYTAQDYREKTGGGKESKAPYPIGILFLLVIVFSVIGRIRRARHYNMHRGSAGSGLPFLAAMFMMGSASGRQRGSFGNFSSGTGSFGGGGGGGFGGFGGGSFGGGGAGGGW
- a CDS encoding LemA family protein; the protein is MKRSWIIIGIIVIFGLIVYSSIKNTYNRMIQMEQTVEEQWSQVETQYQRRADLIPNLVSTVKGYAEHEQETFQKVAEARSQAASTDVNANNLSPEQLQQFQQAQGALSSALSRLMVVVERYPELKANQNFRDLQAQLEGTENRISVARRRFNQSVQQYNTYIKQFPQTFYANLFGFDEKAYFESQEGADQAPEVQF
- a CDS encoding response regulator, producing MTEASKILIIDDMPSHLLLLKTILEEEGFEIITAEDGENALRTLKEDEAIALILLDIMMPGFDGFDFLDKINESETYETPVIIVSAKTDNTSIQKAIEKGAYDYLTKPFNVQDIRNKVRSALK
- a CDS encoding glycosyltransferase family 2 protein; its protein translation is MPDIAIVILNWNTKKQLETFLPSIINHSQDESVEVIVADNGSGDGSAEFLRDHYPELRTILLDRNYGFTGGYNKALAQIEAKYYVILNSDIEVTENWLIPLKKCLEEDDHAAACMPKVKSYHHRKYFEYAGAAGGFIDKYGYPFCRGRIMGIVEEDRGQYDEGSDIFWATGACMFIRADLFHRLGGFDDDFFAHMEEIDLCWRLKKLGYTIKYVSGSVVYHVGGGTLASENPFKLFLNYRNNLFLLYKNLPEKKLFPVFCIRMLMDWLSAFVFLLQGKTRNFLAVFRAYRRFWASFNGLKKKRRSNPPAKKYFPGQVFKGSIVFQYFMKRRRRFSQLKHFTGSLL
- a CDS encoding sigma-54-dependent Fis family transcriptional regulator → MDIQSIKQRFGIIGNSPQLHRAIDTARQVASTDLSVLITGESGTGKEVFPQIIHQFSSRKHGKYIPVNCGAIPEGTIDSELFGHEKGSFTGAYESRKGYFEVAHQGTIFLDEVGELPLYTQVRLLRVLETGEFFKVGSSKVLKTDVRVIAASNEDLIRAIEENRFREDLYYRLNTVPIEIPPLRERGEEDILLLFKKFATDFAEHYRMPPIKLTEEAKEMFVNYRWPGNVRQLKNITEQLSIIEQKRLVDAETLRKYLPDYNLDKLPALYKNGGEKSFSSEREILYKILFDMKNDINNLKKLVHEIIDKGADVDKIQKDNKQLMATLHENTGEYVEPAEAERARQPEASKEESPAIEDTEEYIEESLSLQDKEIELIKKALDKHDGKRKYAARDLGISERTLYRKIKEYNLG